TCTGTCTCTTAAATCGACAAAAATTAAACCACCAAGATTTCTAGCTCTTTGCACCCATCCCATTAACACAACTTCTTGATTTATATGTTCATTTCTTAAATCCCCACAATAATGAGTCCTTTTCATATTATCCCTCCGATATTTATCTTTATTTCAAATTTTTAAAGTAATTTACTATGTCATCTAGCTTAATTTGAGTCTGGGTAGAATTTGACATATCTTTCACAGTAACTATCTGATTATTTATTTCATCATCACCCAGTACAATAGTGAATCTGCTATTTAGCTTATCAGCATATTTAAACTGAGCTTTTATACTCTTGCCAACATGGTCTTTTTCACAGCTTATACCGACTTTTCTCAAATCATATAAAATTTTAAATGCTTCGATTTCGGCAGCTTCTCCCATAGAAGCTATAAACACATCTAAGCTTGGCTGCTGATTTATATCTTTTTCTAGATTATCTAAAAGCAATATTAATCTTTCTATCCCTAATCCAAAACCTACGCCTGGGATTTTAGGACCACCTAGCTCCTCTATTAAACCATCATACCTTCCTCCGCCGCAAACTGTAGATTGACTGCCTATGTCATTTGATACAAATTCGAAAGCTGATTTTGTATAGTAATCTAAGCCTCTTACAATATGTGGATCAATTGTATAATCTATTTTCATTGCAGTAAGATATTTTTTAAGCTTTTCAAAGTGTAATTTGCTTTCTTCATCCAAATGGTTAATCATTAGCGGTGCATCATGTGATATTTCTTTACAGGTTTCATTCTTACAATCTATGATTCTCATTGGATTTTTTTCAAATCTATCCTTGCAAGTCTGACAGAGATTATCATAATTTGGTTTAAGATAATCTCTAAGGATTTTATTATATTCTTTTCTACTCTCTAAAGTACCTACAGAATTTATCCTCAGCTCGATTTTATCATCAATTTCAAGTCGTCTAAAAAATTCTACTGCTAAAGAAATAACTTCTGCATCTGCTGAAGAGCTATCTGTGCCAAAAATCTCAATTCCAAATTGATGGAAAGCTCTGAGTCTACCAGCTTGTGGCTTTTCATATCTAAAACAAGGTGTTATGTAAAAAAATTTGGATGGCTGTGGATCTGCATATAGTTTATTCTCAATATAAGCTCTTACAACCGGAGCCGTTCCTTCTGGCTTTAGAGTTATACTTTCCTTTGACTTTGCTTCAAAAGTAAACATCTCCTTTTGAACAATATCAGTAGTATCTCCTACTCCACGCTTAAAAAGCTCTGTATATTCGAAATCTGGAGTTCTTATTTCTCCATAACCAAAATCCGAGCATACTTTTTTAAATAAGGTTTCTACATAATTCCATTTATTTATATCCTTAGGCAGTACATCTTGAGTTCCTCTTGGCCTCTTTATATCCACTTTTCTACCTCCTTATTTTTCTTTGCTATAACTTGTTCAACATTATCTATATACAATTTTACATCTTTAATATTGGATACTCTTTCAATTCTATTTTCTTCTGGATATGTAAATTTTGAAACACTTCCAGAACCAAAAGCAATTATTGTTTGCTTTTCTTCCATGATTGCAATATTATATAGAGATATTTTGTCTTCTAATGCATATCCTATATTTTCTAAATTTGATAACATATTTTTTTGTCTGTATAGATAATATGGTTTCATACCTAAGTAATCTGCTGCATCTGCGGATATCTTCATGAAGTCTTCAATATTATACGTCCTTAACTTATCTAACGCCCCTTGCGAATCATTAATTAATGTTGAAGCTTTTTTTATCGCTAGAGTATGGACAGTCAAGCTATCTGGTTTTAATTCTTTTATATGACTTAAAGTTTTAGTTATATTTTCTATAGACTCATCTTCTAATCCTAAAATCAAATCCATATTAATATTATCAAAGCCTATATCTCTAGAAATTTTAAAACATTCTATAATATCACTTACTGTATGATTTCTTCCAATTTTTTTTA
This is a stretch of genomic DNA from Acetoanaerobium sticklandii. It encodes these proteins:
- the hisS gene encoding histidine--tRNA ligase, with amino-acid sequence MDIKRPRGTQDVLPKDINKWNYVETLFKKVCSDFGYGEIRTPDFEYTELFKRGVGDTTDIVQKEMFTFEAKSKESITLKPEGTAPVVRAYIENKLYADPQPSKFFYITPCFRYEKPQAGRLRAFHQFGIEIFGTDSSSADAEVISLAVEFFRRLEIDDKIELRINSVGTLESRKEYNKILRDYLKPNYDNLCQTCKDRFEKNPMRIIDCKNETCKEISHDAPLMINHLDEESKLHFEKLKKYLTAMKIDYTIDPHIVRGLDYYTKSAFEFVSNDIGSQSTVCGGGRYDGLIEELGGPKIPGVGFGLGIERLILLLDNLEKDINQQPSLDVFIASMGEAAEIEAFKILYDLRKVGISCEKDHVGKSIKAQFKYADKLNSRFTIVLGDDEINNQIVTVKDMSNSTQTQIKLDDIVNYFKNLK